One part of the Lycium ferocissimum isolate CSIRO_LF1 chromosome 8, AGI_CSIRO_Lferr_CH_V1, whole genome shotgun sequence genome encodes these proteins:
- the LOC132066511 gene encoding uncharacterized protein LOC132066511 yields MANSSGHRNNPSDSNANNTLNARGNGDGKAVANTANGGKARLYGLTCKEAKEEPDVMVTGILTICSLEAYSLIDSSSSFSSITQYLALDFGVKPKQLLEPYTTNTPTSILVIASRIYRDCVAVVNGRETTSDLMEIGMVNIEVIMGIDWLSKCYAILGCPLKIVSLVFLDEPIMIKRVISLNLEVDYRCESLISFSGLSGVVVGVSVRIICLLSEQ; encoded by the coding sequence ATGGCTAACTCTTCTGGCCATAGGAATAATCCGTCTGATAGTAATGCTAACAACACTCTTAATGCTCGTGGTAATGGGGATGGTAAAGCAGTTGCTAACACCGCTAATGGGGGAAAAGCTCGACTTTATGGTTTGACTTGTAAGGAGGCGAAGGAAGAACCTGACGTCATGGTCACAGGTATTCTAACTATATGTTCTCTTGAAGCATATTCGTTGATCGATTCGAGTTCAAGTTTTTCTTCTATAACTCAGTATCTTGCCCTTGATTTTGGTGTGAAACCCAAACAATTGTTAGAACCCTATACTACGAATACCCCTACTAGTATTCTCGTTATTGCTTCTAGAATCTATAGAGATTGTGTAGCCGTAGTTAATGGCCGGGAGACTACTTCAGATTTGATGGAAATAGGAATGGTGAACATTGAAGTGATCATGGGGATAGACTGGCTTTCCAAATGTTATGCAATTCTAGGTTGCCCATTAAAAATAGTTAGTCTTGTATTTCTAGATGAACCCATTATGATTAAAAGAGTAATATCGTTAAATCTCGAGGTAGACTATAGGTGTGAATCCCTTATTTCATTCTCAGGCTTGTCTGGTGTAGTTGTAGGAGTCTCTGTGAGGATCATATGCTTATTGTCAGAGCAGTAA